Proteins from one Cryptomeria japonica chromosome 4, Sugi_1.0, whole genome shotgun sequence genomic window:
- the LOC131074150 gene encoding cysteine-rich receptor-like protein kinase 10, producing the protein MKYNSLASLSYRGTTFLPTLVLLLFVINFPSVICTYVWHTCDNSSTFTNGSTYSTNLNLVINDLYLNAPKSSGFNTSSHGQSPSKVYGLLQCTGNISVERCSKCAVEANNTIHDLCPNDIGGKIWLDDCFMRYWNSNFISTLDTTGISLLNTVDISKSRDAFENTTSSLLSNLSDKAYIPANKGFAAGTAKYNATGILYGLVQCWRDISIQDCRICLAKARANLSDCCSTKGGAQFQSGSCKARFEIYYFFRSADSPTPSPSPSPSPSPEESIHPPTSTPEKTASKTIPITLGLVGGIILALFISLIIFRKRIKSLFFKEPVTVGTPNEATEIHGFFPETGLMQDQNLIYSLEALVEATENFHDNNKLGEGGFGAVYKGRTRDGNEIAVKKLSARSKQGKKEFMNEVKLVANVQHRNLARLLGCCVEGNERLLVYDYFPNKSLDTFLFDPEKRKELDWQKRYNIIIGISRGLLYLHQESQLRIIHRDIKANNILLDHKLNPKIADFGLAKLFPEDKTHIHTRVAGTYGYMPPEYAMRGQLSVKVDVYSFGVVLLEIVSGRKNNDNHLPNDMQHLVEWAWTLFHGGNALNMVDSEASGVSQEQVLRCIHVGLLCVQANAALRPVMSDVITMISSSSVTLPNPSKPVFVSTGESHSPKPEAKSMSSWGIHEHKIITTSQIYGATTSSSSGIPSVNDASITELETR; encoded by the exons atgaagtacaactCTTTGGCTTCTCTTTCTTACAGAGGAACAACTTTTCTTCCAACCCTCGTCCTCTTACTGTTTGTAATCAATTTCCCTTCAGTCATATGCACCTACGTATGGCACACATGCGATAATTCCTCAACTTTCACCAATGGCAGCACCTATTCCACAAACTTAAACCTAGTTATCAACGATCTGTATCTTAATGCACCTAAAAGTTCAGGGTTTAACACTTCTTCCCATGGCCAATCTCCCAGTAAGGTATACGGTCTGCTCCAGTGCACTGGAAATATATCAGTAGAGAGATGCTCAAAATGTGCAGTGGAAGCAAATAACACCATTCACGACCTTTGCCCCAACGACATAGGTGGGAAAATATGGTTGGATGACTGCTTCATGCGCTATTGGAACTCTAATTTCATTTCAACACTAGACACTACAGGAATTTCCTTGTTGAACACGGTGGATATTAGTAAAAGTAGAGATGCTTTTGAGAACACAACGAGCAGCCTTCTGTCGAATCTGTCAGACAAAGCTTACATCCCTGCAAATAAGGGTTTCGCTGCTGGAACAGCCAAATATAATGCTACTGGTATATTGTATGGTTTAGTTCAGTGTTGGAGAGATATATCAATACAAGATTGCAGAATATGCCTGGCTAAAGCAAGAGCAAATCTGAGCGATTGCTGTTCCACAAAAGGAGGAGCCCAGTTTCAGAGCGGAAGCTGCAAGGCAAGGTTTGAGATATACTACTTTTTCCGCTCTGCAGATTCGCCCACGCCCTCGCCCTCGCCCTCTCCCTCTCCGTCCCCTGAGGAGTCTATACATCCACCTACTTCCACACCAGAAA AAACAGCGTCAAAAACAATACCTATCACTTTGGGGCTTGTGGGAGGCATCATCCTGGCTTTATTTATTTCTCTGATCATATTCAGAAAAAGGATTAAATCTCTTTTCTTTAAGGAACCAGTAACTGTTGGTACTCCTAACGAAG CTACAGAGATACATGGATTTTTCCCTGAAACTGGGTTAATGCAAGACCAAAATTTGATCTATAGCTTAGAAGCTCTAGTAGAAGCAACAGAAAATTTCCATGACAACAATAAACTTGGAGAGGGAGGCTTTGGTGCAGTATACAAG GGGAGAACTAGAGATGGAAATGAGATAGCCGTGAAAAAACTTTCTGCCAGATCTAAACAAGGCAAGAAAGAATTTATGAATGAAGTAAAACTGGTGGCCAATGTTCAGCACCGGAACCTTGCGAGGTTGCTAGGCTGTTGTGTAGAGGGAAATGAAAGGTTGCTTGTTTATGACTATTTTCCCAACAAGAGCTTAGACACGTTTCTTTTTG ATCCAGAGAAGCGTAAAGAGTTAGACTGGCAAAAGCGTTATAATATCATCATTGGAATTTCTCGTGGGCTTCTCTACCTTCACCAAGAATCACAATTGAGAATCATTCATAGAGATATTAAAGCAAACAATATCTTGCTTGACCACAAACTCAATCCGAAGATAGCTGATTTTGGTCTAGCTAAACTTTTTCCTGAAGACAAGACACATATCCATACAAGAGTTGCAGGCACATA TGGTTACATGCCTCCAGAGTATGCAATGCGAGGGCAACTGTCAGTTAAAGTAGACGTTTACAGTTTTGGAGTAGTGCTGCTCGAGATAGTTAGTGGAAGGAAAAACAATGATAATCATCTTCCCAATGATATGCAACACCTTGTAGAATGG GCATGGACACTATTCCACGGAGGAAATGCGCTGAATATGGTAGATTCGGAGGCATCGGGAGTCAGTCAAGAGCAAGTCTTAAGATGCATTCATGTTGGGCTTCTGTGTGTACAAGCAAATGCAGCACTTCGTCCAGTTATGTCTGATGTTATTACGATGATCTCTAGCAGTTCAGTGACATTGCCAAATCCTTCAAAGCCTGTTTTTGTAAGTACAGGTGAGAGCCATTCTCCAAAACCAGAGGCAAAGTCAATGTCAAGTTGGGGAATTCACGAGCATAAAATCATAACAACATCACAGATTTATGGGGCAACTACGTCATCTTCATCAGGGATTCCTTCAGTAAACGATGCTTCAATTACAGAATTAGAAACTAGGTGA